A DNA window from Arachis duranensis cultivar V14167 chromosome 3, aradu.V14167.gnm2.J7QH, whole genome shotgun sequence contains the following coding sequences:
- the LOC107477150 gene encoding UDP-glucuronic acid decarboxylase 5, with translation MASKSPKDDNQDGKQPPLPSPLRFSKFFQPNMRILITGGAGFIGSHLVDRLMENEKNEVIVADNYFTGSKDNIKHWIGHPRFELIRHDVTETLLVEVDRIYHLACPASPIYYKYNPVKTIKTNVIGTLNMLGLAKRVGARILLTSTSEVYGDPLVHPQPETYWGNVNPNGVRSCYDEGKRVAETLMFDYHRQHGIEIRVARIFNTYGPRMNIDDGRVVSNFIAQAIRGESLTVQSPGSQTRSFCYVSDLVDGLIRLMEGSDTGPINLGNPGEFTVLELAQTVKELINPAVEIKTVDNTPDDPKQRKPDITKAKEVLGWEPKFALKDGLPLMEDDFRKRLGVAKAK, from the exons ATGGCATCGAAATCTCCTAAGGATGATAACCAAGATGGAAAGCAACCTCCCTTGCCATCTCCGTTGCGTTTTTCCAAGTTCTTCCAG CCCAACATGAGAATTTTGATCACGGGAGGAGCTGGATTCATTGGCTCACACCTCGTCGATAGACTCATGGAAAACGAAAAGAATGAG GTCATTGTTGCTGATAACTACTTCACTGGATCCAAGGATAACATCAAACATTGGATCGGTCATCCAAGATTTGAGCTTATCCGTCATG ATGTCACTGAAACTTTGCTGGTTGAGGTTGATCGGATTTATCATCTTGCTTGCCCTGCTTCTCCTATTTACTACAAATATAATCCTGTGAAG ACAATAAAGACAAATGTGATTGGCACACTGAACATGCTTGGGCTTGCAAAGCGAGTAGGAGCAAG GATTTTGCTTACATCAACTTCAGAGGTTTATGGAGATCCTCTTGTGCATCCCCAACCTGAGACCTACTGGGGCAATGTCAACCCTAATG GTGTACGAAGTTGCTATGATGAGGGGAAGCGTGTGGCTGAGACTCTGATGTTTGATTATCATAGGCAACATGGCATAG AAATACGCGTTGCAAGAATCTTCAACACATATGGACCACGCATGAATATTGATGATGGCCGTGTTGTTAGCAACTTCATTGCTCAAGCAATTCG TGGTGAGTCCTTGACAGTCCAATCCCCGGGATCACAAACCCGAAGCTTCTGCTATGTCTCTGATTTg GTTGATGGCCTGATCcgtctcatggaaggatcagaCACTGGCCCAATCAACCTTGGAAACCCAG GTGAATTTACAGTGCTTGAACTTGCACAGACAGTGAAGGAG CTTATTAATCCAGCTGTGGAGATAAAGACAGTGGATAACACTCCTGATGATCCAAAACAGAGAAAACCAGACATTACAAAAGCAAAGGAAGTGCTTGGTTGGGAACCAAAGTTCGCATTGAAAGATGGTCTTCCTCTTATGGAAGATGATTTCCGAAAGAGGCTTGGTGTTGCCAAAGCCAAGTGA
- the LOC107476863 gene encoding UDP-glucuronic acid decarboxylase 6, which produces MAANASNGAAKQPPQPSPLRFSKFFQSNMRILVTGGAGFIGSHLVDRLMENEKNEVIVVDNFFTGSKDNLRKWIGHPRFELIRHDVTEQLLVEVDQIYHLACPASPIFYKYNPVKTIKTNVIGTLNMLGLAKRVGARILLTSTSEVYGDPLVHPQPETYWGNVNPIGVRSCYDEGKRVAETLMFDYHRQHGIEIRIARIFNTYGPRMNIDDGRVVSNFIAQALRGEPLTVQLPGTQTRSFCYVSDMVDGLIRLMEGENTGPINIGNPGEFTMTELAETVKELINPDVEIKMVENTPDDPRQRKPDITKAKELLGWEPKVKLRDGLPLMEEDFRLRLGVPKKN; this is translated from the exons ATGGCAGCCAATGCTTCTAATGGAGCAGCAAAGCAACCTCCTCAGCCATCTCCCTTGCGCTTCTCCAAGTTCTTTCAG TCCAATATGAGAATTTTGGTTACTGGAGGAGCTGGATTTATTGGCTCTCACCTAGTTGACAGATTGATGgaaaatgagaagaatgag GTCATAGTCGTTGATAACTTCTTCACTGGATCTAAAGACAACCTTAGAAAGTGGATTGGTCATCCTAGATTTGAGTTAATTCGTCACG ATGTCACGGAGCAATTACTGGTGGAGGTTGATCAAATTTACCACCTTGCTTGCCCTGCTTCTCCGATTTTCTACAAATACAATCCTGTAAAG ACCATAAAGACAAATGTGATTGGAACACTGAACATGCTCGGGCTTGCTAAGCGAGTGGGAGCAAG GATTTTACTTACATCTACTTCAGAGGTATATGGAGATCCCCTTGTGCATCCACAACCAGAAACCTATTGGGGAAATGTTAACCCTATTG GAGTTCGAAGTTGTTATGATGAGGGCAAGCGAGTTGCAGAAACTTTGATGTTTGATTATCATAGGCAACATGGAATTG AAATCCGAATTGCAAGAATCTTTAATACATATGGACCTCGAATGAACATTGATGACGGCCGTGTTGTCAGCAATTTCATTGCTCAAGCACTCCG TGGTGAACCCCTAACAGTCCAACTTCCAGGAACTCAAACTCGCAGCTTCTGCTATGTCTCTGACATG GTTGATGGCCTTATCCGTCTAATGGAAGGCGAAAACACAGGTCCAATCAACATTGGGAACCCAG GCGAGTTTACTATGACTGAACTTGCTGAGACTGTGAAAGAG CTTATTAATCCAGATGTGGAAATCAAGATGGTTGAGAACACACCAGATGATCCAAGACAGAGAAAACCAGACATAACAAAAGCAAAGGAATTGCTTGGTTGGGAACCAAAGGTCAAGTTGAGAGATGGCCTTCCTCTTATGGAAGAGGATTTCCGTTTGAGGCTTGGTGTTCCCAAAAAGAACTAA